The following nucleotide sequence is from Pseudobacteriovorax antillogorgiicola.
TTGGTAGCATTGGTGTCCAATCAGTTCTAAGTGCTGATCGAGCTGAGGGCGAATTCAGATTCATTAGCTCTCAGTCGCCCTTGAAGAATGTGGACCCAGCAACGGAGGAAGGACGAAGCGAAACCCAAAGACTTATTGATGACCTTGCTGGAGTCTTTATTTCAAGTGTTGCAAGGAACCGGGGCGTTACAGACGAAACCGTTTTAGCTGACTTTGGAAGAGGAGCTGTATTTATTTCAGGAAACGCAAAACATAGGGGAATGATTGATGAGATTGCAACTTTTGAGGATGTTATGAGCGAGCATAAAAAAGAAAAGGAGGCTTCCAAGCTTGGGGAAACTAGGGGTGTAAAAGCCGCTAAAGAAGCCTCTAGGTCCGAAAGTACTGATCATATTCTAGCAAGAGGTGTAGCCCAAGAAAGAGCAAGAGTTACCGAGCTGTTCAAAACCTGCAGGGCTCACGTCGATGATCAAACCCTCCTAGCCTTTATTGAGGGCGGAAAAAATGCCAAAGATGCTGCCTTTGACATCCTGGCGAGCGGGAGCATTGCCCCTAAAAGCCCAACCCCCTACAAAGAGGATGAGAGCCTTAAGGGCCTAAGCTCAGTTCCTATCGACTCTCCAAGCAGCAACGAAGATCTTGTGGCCTTGGCCCGAGCTGGTGGATGGGGGGAGAATGAGCTATAAGTTTGATCCCCACTATAAAGAAATCGCAAGCTGGGAACCCGACCATTTTCTAGGTCGACAGTTTCCGGTCCGTATGCCGGCCGAAGTCATCATCGAAAAGGGCCAGAACCTAGCTGAAGGCTCAATCCTTGGCAAAAAGCCAAACGGCAAGTATGTGCTCTCCGCGAAATCTGTGACCCAAGAGGATGGCACCGAAGCACCGGTCGATGACGGTAGCGAGATTCCAAGCAGGATACTTTCCTGCCCCGTTGATGCAAGAGCAAGTGATATGAAGGCTGTGGCCTATCGGACAGGCTCATACATCAAAAGCGGCCTAACCATTGGTGAAGGTCATACCCTTGACGATATGGAAGAGGGCCTTGAGCTAAGAAATATCTACTTTGAGGAGGACACCGACTAGATGCCCACCGTTACGGGAAGCCTTCCCCTCTGGAAGGACGTTAAAAAGCTGAACCTTCTGGCAAGAGATCTCTCAAAAGCCATTCAGCCACTCTATTTCTCATCGAATTACTTTACAAAAAAGCTCTTTCACAATACCGATGAGATTCACTTTAATAAGGAAGATTTGACCGAGGGGGTATCGGCCTTCTCTCATCCACTGCTACCTGGAAAGCTTATCAAGCGTCAGGGGCTAAAGGTCAATTCTATGAAGCCTGCCTATGTCAAGGAATCCATGGTCCATAATTCCATTGATAACCTTGAAGTCCTCCCCACAGAGGATTACCTAGGCTCTATGAGTCCAGCAGCTAGGGAGCGGATGATCATTGGTCAAAACCTTGTTCGGCTTAGGACGAGGCTTAGGAACCGAATCGAGCTCATGGCGATTGAAGCCATCAAGTTTGGCCGAGCTAC
It contains:
- a CDS encoding S49 family peptidase is translated as MILKKAIESSYWAMREEGLSALIASVNGEGDFKALEKRLGEKPKYTYKATVRDGIGVIPIAGPLFKRANLLTEVCGATSYELVLRDLHGFLEDDSISSIVFNIDSQGGEVSGCQELSEHIYRARQKKPILAYIDGTGASAAYWIASAADKIFASKTAIIGSIGVQSVLSADRAEGEFRFISSQSPLKNVDPATEEGRSETQRLIDDLAGVFISSVARNRGVTDETVLADFGRGAVFISGNAKHRGMIDEIATFEDVMSEHKKEKEASKLGETRGVKAAKEASRSESTDHILARGVAQERARVTELFKTCRAHVDDQTLLAFIEGGKNAKDAAFDILASGSIAPKSPTPYKEDESLKGLSSVPIDSPSSNEDLVALARAGGWGENEL
- a CDS encoding head decoration protein — protein: MSYKFDPHYKEIASWEPDHFLGRQFPVRMPAEVIIEKGQNLAEGSILGKKPNGKYVLSAKSVTQEDGTEAPVDDGSEIPSRILSCPVDARASDMKAVAYRTGSYIKSGLTIGEGHTLDDMEEGLELRNIYFEEDTD